A genome region from Gossypium hirsutum isolate 1008001.06 chromosome A04, Gossypium_hirsutum_v2.1, whole genome shotgun sequence includes the following:
- the LOC107948362 gene encoding uncharacterized protein, with protein MVRRGRRRILVGLAVAMFLGIAVYFRLWAIHYSISSDDAELLRRQFDLANKEAMDESAEWRLRFDEEADKASKCAKELDEIKDSIGKKGDSTGFEEKLMLLQKENAVLLEQVETLKNELVAEKRRCHT; from the exons ATGGTGAGAAGAGGGAGAAGGAGAATATTGGTGGGATTAGCGGTGGCTATGTTTTTAGGAATAGCAGTGTATTTCAGGCTTTGGGCTATTCATTACTCTATCTCTTCTGATGATGCCGAGTTGCtaag GAGACAGTTTGATCTTGCAAACAAAGAGGCAATGGATGAATCTGCAGAGTGGAGGCTGAGATTTGATGAAGAGGCAGACAAGGCTTCCAAGTGTGCCAAGGAACTAGACGAG ATCAAAGACTCTATTGGAAAGAAGGGAGATTCCACTGGCTTTGAGGAAAAATTGATGCTGCTGCAAAAG GAAAATGCTGTTTTACTCGAGCAAGTGGAAACGTTAAAAAATGAGCTTGTGGCAGAGAAACGGAGATGTCACACATAG